A region of the Thermithiobacillus plumbiphilus genome:
GTGAAGATCAACTACAACGCGGAAGATGACATTCTGGTAATCGAGTTCAGCAAGGACAAGATCATCAAGGATCTATCCCTGAACTGGAACGTCAATGTCGGCATGACAGAGAACGGCGTGGGCGAAATCGTCATCCTGGATGCCAAGCGGGATGGCTTTCTACCCGTCGAACTGGACGAAGCGGCGGAAGTCGCCTGACCGAGTTTTGCCAAGCCTAGCCCGACGGGGCGAAGAGCGGGACACCCTTCCCTGCCTGGTTTGGCAATCTATTTGGAGGGCGCGCAAAGGGGCGCTGATGAACAAGTTGTTGAAGCTCAAGTCGTGGCTGACAGTTCCTGAAGCTGCCAAGTACATGTCTGCATTATTTGAAGAGGATGTCACCGAAGCTGATGTGCTGCGCATGGCCTTGGATCACCGGCTTCAGCTCTCAGTCTATTTTGTTAATCATGCAGAGGCAAAGCCGGGCAAGGTCGTACCTCTGTCTTCAGCAAAGAAGATGACCTTGAAGCCACCCTTCGTATCCAGTGAGGAAGAGCAAGAGATCATTATGGGCATTCCGGTTCGTGTCCTATTGAGCAACATAGAAAGCCAAATGTGTGCAGAGTCCTTAAAGCTAATTTTCGGGGATGCTCTCCCGGAAGGTGTCATAAACATAGACGAGGACCACCCAGTCACTATAAATGGTATTTGGAACCTGCCGATGATTGGCAATGAGTCCTTGGACATCGAACATCAATACCAGCAGCTTACAGGCGGTCCTGCCGTAACACTTCAAGGCCTAGATGGCGCTTTCGTCACCAGGAATGACGGCCAGATATGGCAGCTTCAGGAAAGATACGATCCAGGAGAA
Encoded here:
- a CDS encoding DUF2283 domain-containing protein; this translates as VKINYNAEDDILVIEFSKDKIIKDLSLNWNVNVGMTENGVGEIVILDAKRDGFLPVELDEAAEVA